Genomic DNA from candidate division KSB1 bacterium:
TCTGCAGTGTCAAATTTATTGACGGAAATCCGGGTTCCGGCTGGAAGCCGGTTTTCCAGAGCGCTCATTTTTTGCTGCAACTTAAGCACGGCAAATTTCATATTCGTGCCCTGGTTAAACGAGACCGTGATGTTGGCGAAATCAGAAAAGACCCGCGACTCGATATCGTGGATATCGTCTAAAGTTGCCAGCTCCCCTTCGATAGGAATGACCAGATCGCGCTCCAATTTTTCCGGAGACGCGCCCGCCATTCCGGTATTGATGAAAATCTCGGGGAAAATAAACTGAGGCAGTAACTGAACGGACAACCGCTGCCACGAAATCGCGCCGAGCAAACACAGGCCAGCCGTGATCATGAAAATGGTTATGGGGCGTTTTAGGGCGAATGAAGTCATCTAAAAAAGTGTTTGTGTTTTCAAATGTTAGAGTGTTAAAGTATTATCTCTTGTTCCCAAGCTCCGGCTTGGGGACACAATTTCGTAGAAGATCTGCTTCGGCTTTTCCTTCCCAAGCAGGAGCTTGGGAAGGAGGTAGTGGGGAAGCGAAAGCTTGGGAAGGGAGATATGGGTAAGCTCCTGCTTCATTTTACTCCCCAAGCCAATCAATCTCAATTACCCCCGTACCTAAAAGATAATTTGAGGCGCTTGAATAAATCCAATCCTCAGCTTTTTTAACAAACCCTGCTTCTACAGGATTGTAGTGAATATAATCAACCTTCTGACTTAGCATTTCATCCGATGTAATTTGCTTCGGATGAAACCCTTCTTGCCAAACTTGATGAGTGCTGGTGTTTTTATATTTCTTTTTATAAAATTCGAGTTGGTTAAGTAGCCATTGTCGATTATCTTTTTTTGCAACTTTTATAATTTCTGTTGCCGTAAAGCTTTTAAATTCTTTCATGGTTTGAGACAAGTTCTCGCCGGAAACAATCATGTGAATATGGTTATCCATGATGATGAAGGCATAAATTTTCAAACCTTTGTTTTTCCGGCAAAAAGTGAGTGATTGAATTATGATCTCGAAGTACTTCTTTCTGGTAAAGATGGGTATCCACTCAACAGTTGTCGAAGTGACAAAGTAAATTCCTTCTTGAGCATATATTTTGTATGTGCTTCTCATGTTTTTTACTCATCTTCTTGTTCCCAAGCTCCTGCTTGGGAACACAATTGCTTAGAAGCTCTGCTTCGTCTTTTCTTTCAAGCACAATCACCGCAGAGAATTCAAAGAATCAATTCCTTTTCAATGCCAAGTGCTTTCCTTCCCAAGCGGGAGCTTGGGAAGGAATGGTATTTCAAACACTTTTTTTTCTAAGTCCATCGAGCAACTCATAAACCACGGGAATCACCACCAGCGTCAATATCGTCGAGGTTACCAGCCCGCCAATCACAGCAATGGCCATCGGCGCGCGCAAACGAGCGCCTTCGCCGAGTCCGATGGTCAAGGGCAGCAGTGCCAGAATTGTGGTTGCGCTGGTCATGAGGATCGGTCTGAGCCGGTCGCGGCCTGCTTGCAGCAGAGCGGCGCGGCGCGCTGTACCATTTGCCCGGAGTCGATTTACGTAATCAACCAAAACGATCGAATCGTTGGCCGCGATGCCGGCAAGCATAATGATGCCAATGTAAGCCATGATACTTAGCGGTTCGCCGACAAGTAGAAAAGCGAAAACCACCCCGACTCCAGCCAATGGCAGAGTCAGCATGATGGTAAACGGGTGCAGTAAGCTTTCGAACAGAGAAGCCAGCACCATGTAAACCAGAAGCACCGACAAAATCAGGGCAAATTTCATCTGCGCAAATGATTCCTCGCGGGAAGCTTCCTCACCGATGAAGCGAAGCTCGTAACCTGCCGGCATTGGGAAATCTGCCAAAACAGCATCAACAGTAGAAATTGCTTTGCTTAGTTTCACACCTTTTTGAAGTTGAGCCGTCACATGTGCCACTCGCGACTGATTACGTCGCTGAATCTCTTTCGGTCCCTCACTCAAAATGAGTTCGGCGATATCTCGCAAACGCACTGTTGAGCCGTTGGGCG
This window encodes:
- a CDS encoding transposase codes for the protein MRSTYKIYAQEGIYFVTSTTVEWIPIFTRKKYFEIIIQSLTFCRKNKGLKIYAFIIMDNHIHMIVSGENLSQTMKEFKSFTATEIIKVAKKDNRQWLLNQLEFYKKKYKNTSTHQVWQEGFHPKQITSDEMLSQKVDYIHYNPVEAGFVKKAEDWIYSSASNYLLGTGVIEIDWLGE